Proteins from one Dama dama isolate Ldn47 chromosome 12, ASM3311817v1, whole genome shotgun sequence genomic window:
- the LOC133066871 gene encoding olfactory receptor 4K13-like codes for MNGSPENRSSVSEFILVGLSASQETQIFFFAIFFLIYVAIIVGNLLIVISVIVDNHLHSPMYFFLANLSFFDLCLSSAATPKGISDFLRKHKTISWWGCMIQMFFMHFFGGGEMSLLIAMAIDRYVAICKPLHYKTIMSHRVLIGFLLLSWVIGLTHTTSQMVFTVNLPFCGPNVLDSFFCDLPLVIKLACTDTYTLELLVIVNSGLLSLICFLLLLISYAVMLVTIWQRSSSASSKALSTLSAHITVVTLFFGPAIFIYAFPFNSYSVDKFLSMFYSIITPLLNPIIYTLRNQEMKAAIKRLSNQHIGSWLTP; via the coding sequence ATGAATGGATCTCCTGAAAACAGATCAAGTGTTTCTGAGTTCATTTTGGTGGGACTTTCTGCTTCTCAAGAAactcaaatattcttttttgcaATCTTCTTTCTCATCTATGTTGCCATCATAGTAGGAAACCTCCTCATTGTCATCTCTGTGATAGTTGACAACCATCTTCACTCCCCCATGTATTTCTTTCTGGCAAACTTATCATTTTTTGATTTATGTCTTTCTTCTGCTGCAACTCCCAAAGGGATTTCAGACTTCCTTAGAAAACACAAGACCATCTCCTGGTGGGGCTGCATGATCCAGATGTTCTTTATGCACTTCTTTGGGGGTGGAGAGATGTCTCTTCTGATAGCTATGGCCATTGACAGGTATGTCGCCATATGCAAACCCTTGCACTACAAGACCATCATGAGTCACAGGGTGCTCATTGGGTTTCTGCTGCTCTCATGGGTGATTGGGCTTACCCATACTACAAGCCAGATGGTTTTCACTGTGAATTTACCTTTCTGTGGTCCCAATGTATTGGACAGCTTTTTTTGCGACCTGCCCCTGGTCATCAAGCTTGCCTGCACTGATACTTACACCCTAGAGCTCTTGGTGATCGTGAACAGTGGGCTCTTGTCCCTGATCTGCTTCCTTCTCTTGCTCATATCCTACGCTGTCATGCTGGTCACCATCTGGCAGCGCTCCTCCAGTGCATCCTCCAAGGCTCTGTCTACACTCTCTGCTCACATCACTGTAGTCACTCTCTTCTTTGGCCCTGCCATCTTCATCTATGCTTTCCCATTTAATAGCTACTCTGTAGATAAATTTCTTTCTATGTTTTACTCTATCATCACTCCTCTCCTTAATCCAATTATTTATACTCTGAGGAATCAGGAAATGAAAGCAGCCATTAAGAGACTGAGCAACCAGCACATTGGTTCCTGGCTCACCCCCTAA
- the LOC133066872 gene encoding olfactory receptor 4K13-like, translating into MQHAGSSVSEFILVGLSVSQETQIFFFAIFFLIYVAIIVGNLLIVISVIVDNHLHSPMYFFLANLSFFDLCLSSAATPKGISDFLRKHKTISWWGCMIQMFFMHFFGGGEMSLLIAMAIDRYVVICKPLHYKTIMSHRVLTGFLLLSWVIGLTHTTSQMVFTVNLPFCGPNVLDNFLCDLPLVIKLACTDTYTLELLVIVNSGFLSLICFILLLMSYAVMLVTIWQRSSSASSKALSTLSAHITVVTLFFGPAIFIYAFPFNSYSVDKFLSVFYSVITPLLNPIIYTLRNQEMKAAIKRLSKHHTGAGLTH; encoded by the exons atgcagcatgcagg ATCAAGTGTTTCTGAGTTCATCTTGGTGGGACTTTCTGTGTCTCAAGAAactcaaatattcttttttgcaATCTTCTTTCTCATCTATGTTGCCATCATAGTAGGAAACCTCCTCATTGTCATCTCTGTGATAGTTGACAACCATCTTCACTCCCCCATGTATTTCTTTCTGGCAAACTTATCATTTTTTGATTTATGTCTTTCTTCTGCTGCAACTCCCAAAGGGATTTCAGACTTCCTTAGAAAACACAAGACCATCTCCTGGTGGGGCTGCATGATCCAGATGTTCTTTATGCACTTCTTTGGGGGTGGAGAGATGTCTCTTCTGATAGCTATGGCCATTGACAGGTATGTCGTCATATGCAAACCCTTGCACTACAAGACCATCATGAGTCACAGGGTGCTCACTGGGTTTCTGCTGCTCTCATGGGTGATTGGGCTTACCCATACTACAAGCCAGATGGTTTTCACTGTGAATTTACCTTTCTGTGGTCCCAATGTATTGGACAACTTTCTTTGTGACCTGCCCCTGGTCATCAAGCTTGCCTGCACTGATACTTACACCCTAGAGCTCTTGGTGATCGTGAACAGTGGATTTCTGTCCCTGATCTGCTTCATTCTCTTGCTCATGTCCTACGCTGTCATGCTGGTCACCATCTGGCAGCGCTCCTCCAGTGCATCCTCCAAGGCTCTGTCTACACTCTCTGCTCACATCACTGTAGTCACTCTCTTTTTTGGCCCTGCCATCTTCATCTATGCTTTCCCATTTAATAGCTACTCTGTAGATaaatttctttctgtgttttactCTGTCATCACTCCTCTCCTTAATCCAATTATTTATACTCTGAGGAATCAGGAAATGAAGGCAGCCATTAAAAGACTAAGCAAACATCATACTGGTGCTGGGCTCACCCACTAA
- the LOC133067289 gene encoding olfactory receptor 4N5: MERENSTEVTEFILLGLTQSQDVQLLVFTLVLIFYLIILPGNFLIILTIRSDPGLTAPLYFFLGNLAFLDASYSFIVAPRMLVDFLSEKKVISYRGCITQLFFLHFLGAGEMFLLVVMAFDRYIAICRPLHYSTVMNPRACYALLLALWLGGFTHSIVQVALIIHLPFCGPNRLDNFFCDVPQVIKLACTDTFVVELLMVSNSGLLTLLCFLGLLASYAVILCRVKGHSSEGKSKALSTCSTHIIIVFLMFGPAIFIYTRPFRAFPADKVVSLFHTVIFPLMNPVIYTLRNQEVKASMRKLLSHHMVC; encoded by the coding sequence ATGGAGAGGGAGAACAGCACTGAGGTGACAGAATTCATCCTACTTGGTCTGACCCAATCTCAAGATGTTCAACTCCTGGTCTTCACACTAGTCTTAATTTTCTACCTCATCATCCTCCCCGGAAATTTCCTTATCATTCTCACCATCAGGTCAGACCCTGGCCTCACGGCCCCCCTCTACTTCTTCCTGGGCAACCTGGCCTTCCTGGATGCATCCTACTCCTTCATTGTGGCTCCCAGGATGCTGGTGGACTTCCTCTCTGAGAAGAAGGTGATCTCCTATAGAGGGTGCATCACTCAGCTCTTTTTCTTGCACTTTCTCGGGGCAGGGGAGATGTTCCTTCTTGTCGTCATGGCCTTTGACCGCTACATCGCCATCTGTCGTCCTTTACACTATTCTACTGTCATGAACCCTAGAGCCTGCTATGCCTTGCTGCTGGCTCTGTGGCTTGGGGGATTTACTCATTCCATTGTTCAAGTGGCTCTTATTATCCACTTGCCCTTCTGTGGTCCAAACCGACTGGACAACTTCTTCTGCGACGTGCCGCAGGTCATCAAGCTGGCCTGCACTGACACCTTTGTGGTGGAGCTCCTGATGGTCTCCAACAGTGGCCTGCTCACCCTCCTGTGCTTTCTGGGGCTTCTGGCCTCCTATGCAGTCATCCTCTGCCGTGTAAAGGGGCACTCCTCTGAAGGGAAGAGCAAGGCTCTGTCCACATGCTCCACACACATTATCATCGTGTTTCTCATGTTTGGACCTGCCATCTTCATCTACACCCGCCCCTTCAGAGCCTTCCCAGCTGACAAAGTGGTTTCTCTCTTTCACACTGTAATCTTTCCTTTGATGAACCCTGTGATTTATACCCTTCGCAATCAGGAAGTAAAAGCTTCCATGAGGAAGTTGTTGAGTCATCACATGGTTTGCTGA
- the LOC133067290 gene encoding olfactory receptor 4L1-like: protein MDLKNGSVVTEFILQGFSAGWELQIVFFVTFSLIYGATVLGNILIMVTVTCSSTLHSPMYFLLGNLSFLDMCLSTVTAPKMIRDLLTEHKTISIWGCMAQMFFMHLFGGAEATLLVAMAFDRYVAVCKPLHYRKIMNHRLLNGFVILSWTIGFIHTMSQMVLTVNLPFCGPRIIDNIFCDLPLVIKLACVETYTLELFVIADSGLWSLICFLLLLVSYTVILATVQRRSSRGLSKALSTLSAHITVVSLFFGPCIFIYAWPFKSFASNKVLAVFYTVITPLLNPIIYTLRNQKMQVAMRKLQFQNVSST from the coding sequence ATGGATCTGAAAAATGGATCTGTAGTGACTGAGTTTATTTTACAAGGATTTTCTGCAGGATGGGAACTTCAGATTGTCTTCTTCGTGACATTCTCCTTGATCTATGGGGCTACTGTGCTGGGAAACATTCTAATTATGGTCACAGTGACTTGCAGTTCCACCCTTCATTCTCCCATGTACTTCCTCCTCGGAAACCTCTCCTTTTTGGACATGTGTCTCTCCACGGTCACCGCACCCAAGATGATCAGAGACTTGCTCACTGAACACAAGACCATCTCTATATGGGGATGCATGGCTCAGATGTTCTTCATGCACTTGTTTGGAGGTGCTGAGGCAACTCTTCTGGTAGCCATGGCTTTTGACAGATACGTGGCCGTATGTAAACCCCTGCACTACAGGAAAATCATGAACCACAGGTTACTGAATGGGTTTGTTATACTTTCATGGACAATCGGTTTTATACACACCATGAGTCAGATGGTATTAACAGTAAACCTGCCTTTCTGTGGCCCCCGCATCATAGACAATATATTTTGTGACCTTCCCCTTGTGATTAAGCTTGCGTGTGTGGAAACGTACACCCTGGAATTATTTGTCATTGCTGACAGTGGACTGTGGTCACTTATTTGTTTCCTCCTCCTGCTTGTCTCCTACACTGTCATCCTGGCCACCGTGCAACGAAGATCATCTAGAGGCCTCTCCAAAGCCCTGTCCACACTGTCTGCCCACATCACTGTGGTCAGTCTGTTCTTTGGGCCGTGTATCTTCATCTATGCCTGGCCTTTCAAGAGTTTTGCCAGCAATAAAGTCCTTGCTGTATTTTACACTGTTATCACACCCTTATTGAATCCTATTATTTACACCTTGAGAAATCAGAAAATGCAAGTGGCCATGAGAAAGTTACAGTTCCAAAATGTTAGCTCCACATAG